A segment of the Candidatus Woesearchaeota archaeon genome:
TAAACTATCAATTATGAAAACTGCCAAACCTTAATTTAAGTATTAAGTTTCAAATCGCGGAAAGATTCCGGCAATAAACAAATAGAACTGAAATAAAAAAAATATTACTGAGGCAACAAGTTAGGATTGCTCATAAATGCCTCGCGTTTTAAATCCTCAATTATGAAAAAAAACTTTTTTTCCTCAATATTAAACTTAGATTCTAGATCATCAATAAACTGCTCCATATGATTAATATGTTTGAAAACTCCTTCAACCATAAAATCAAAACCATTATTTATTTTATACACTGAATTTGTTGATTCATGGCCAAGCAAATAATCTTTAACACTAATTTTATGCTCCCTATCAACTTTAAGTGCAATGTTTACTCGTGCATGATAACCTAACTGCGAAAAATCAATTAAACTTGTGTGTTTAGTAATTAATTCTTTTTCACTCACTTTAAGACGATCAAAAATTGTTGAAACTGGAATTCTCGTTTTTTTACTCATTTTAGTTAATGGCATTCGCGCATCATTTCTTAAATGACACAAAATTTGAAGATCTTTTTTATTCATAGTACCGCCCCACCGAATGATTTTTGATAAATTCGGAATTTAAACTAAATCTAGCAAAAGTTTTATATATATTTAATGTCACCAATATACATATTAGTGGTTATTTGGTTATATTTGGAGAAAATATCAAAATGAAGAGAAAAATTGTAAAACATGGTCCAAGTTCACTCACAATCAGCCTACCCGCAAAATGGGTAAAAAAACAGCACATTACCGCAGGAGATGAATTAGAACTAGAAGAAGAAGGATCGTCACTAAGAATATTAAGCAAACCAAAGATCCCAAAAGAACTTGAAATAAATTTAGATCTTTCTGATTCAGGAGTAATGTTAAGCCGTGCAATCGTTGCAATTTACAAAGCAGGATTTGATAAAGCAAACATAACGT
Coding sequences within it:
- a CDS encoding Lrp/AsnC family transcriptional regulator, which codes for MNKKDLQILCHLRNDARMPLTKMSKKTRIPVSTIFDRLKVSEKELITKHTSLIDFSQLGYHARVNIALKVDREHKISVKDYLLGHESTNSVYKINNGFDFMVEGVFKHINHMEQFIDDLESKFNIEEKKFFFIIEDLKREAFMSNPNLLPQ